A stretch of Oenanthe melanoleuca isolate GR-GAL-2019-014 unplaced genomic scaffold, OMel1.0 S023, whole genome shotgun sequence DNA encodes these proteins:
- the LOC130266343 gene encoding proline-rich protein HaeIII subfamily 1-like produces the protein MAPPGCLPRCHLRGSFHGRGRARRPLPPPRQSFSGPGVSLSSPALRPRGPPRLGPPRRRGGRGPANRNLAHAPPRGRGDDGSGDRGRRPAAPPGGGSHTRAARPERRDPERPRRARPVELLCRARGPLGRERDTFLPGGRQKSSPLPRCGTGRRSRLLRAPKAFPPALRAASIRLFAIGRRMGHGRAAGRRPAGEEARAGGRVRLREGPCRGPLPPDTRTAL, from the coding sequence ATGGCCCCGCCTGGGTGCCTCCCCCGCTGCCACCTTCGGGGGAGCTTCCACGGGCGGGGGCGCGCCCGACGTCCGCTGCCACCACCGCGGCAATCCTTCTCGGGGCCCGGGGTTTCCCTCAGTAGCCCGGCGCTGCGCCCGAGAGGACCGCCGCGGCTCGGGCCGCCCCgccggcgcggggggcgcggcccGGCCAACCGAAACCTCGCGCACGCCCCGCCGAGAGGCCGCGGCGACGACGGAAGCGGAGACCGCGGCCGTCGCCCCGCGGCGCCACCCGGCGGCGGCTCGCACACACGCGCGGCTCGCCCGGAGAGGCGCGACCCGGAACGGCCCCGGAGGGCCCGGCccgtggagctgctctgccgCGCCAGGGGGCCGCTCGGCCGGGAGCGGGACACCTTTTTGCCGGGCGGGCGGCAAAAAAGCTCCCCCCTCCCCCGGTGCGGGACGGGCCGGAGGAGCCGCCTCCTCCGAGCCCCGAAGGCCTTCCCGCCCGCCCTTCGGGCCGCTTCTATTCGCCTTTTTGCCATCGGCCGCCGGATGGGCCACGGCCGGGCGGCCGGCCGTCGCCCGGCGGGCGAAGAGGCGAGGGCAGGCGGGCGGGTGCGCCTCCGGGAGGGGCCGTGCCGAGGACCCCTGCCTCCCGACACGCGGACGGCTCTCTAG